Within Thermococcus celer Vu 13 = JCM 8558, the genomic segment CCAGGGAGTTAGGTCTCGGCAGGGGGGAGAAGGCCTACCTGCAGTGCCTCGACCCCGGCGAACCCTACACTGACGGGGGGACCGTGATCTTCGAGGTAACGGTGGTGCGGGATGAAGCAGAGAAAGGCGTGGAGAATAGTGAGGGAGATCGTTGACGAGGCCGACATCATCGTCGAGGTGGTCGACGCGAGGGACCCCATCGGAACGAGGAACGGGAAGCTCGAGAGGCTCGCAAGGGAGGAGGGCAAGCCGCTCCTCGTGGTCATGAACAAGGCGGATCTGGTTCCGAAGGAGTGGGCCGAGGAATACAAGAGGAGAAGCGACGTTCCAGTGGTCTTCGTATCCGCCCGCGAGAGGAAGGGAACCGGAATCCTGAGGAAGGAGATAAAAAAGCTCGCGAAGCCGCTCCTCGAGGAGAAGGACAAAGTTAAGGTCGCCCTCGTGGGCTACCCGAACGTCGGCAAGAGCACGATAATCAACACGCTCAAGGGAAGGAGGGCAGTGAAAACGGCCCCTATACCCGGTTACACCAAGGGGAAGCACCTGATAAGGCTGAGCAAGAGGATATGGCTCCTGGACTCGCCGGGGGTAATTCCGATAGATGACTTCGACGAGCTCGTCATCAGGGGCGGATTTCCCGCCGACAAGATCGAGGAACCCTTGAAGCCCGCGCTGAGGCTCATAAAGCGGATACTCGAGACGAGGAAGGAGGCGATAACCGAGAGGTTCGGCATCGAGGGGCTCGAGGACGGAGAGGAGATACTAAGGCGGATAGGCGAGAGGAGGGGCCTGATAAAGGCCGGCGGCGAGGTTGACCTCGAGGAGACCGCGAGATGGCTCCTGAGGGAGTGGCAGACGGGCCGCTTCACCCTCTTCGGGGAAGGGAAGAAAGGGGAGGAAGGATTCACCCGGGACTTCGAGGACGTCCTCGATGGGGTGGAGAGGGAGCTCCTGCTCGACCCGCGGAGGATAATCTGGAGGTACGGCGACGAGTTAAGGGAAAGGCTCGACAACAGGAAACGCGTCGGGATCAGGGAGATCGAGGGGGTTACGGTCGGAATAGCGACGGGTTTCAAGAGGTGCGACTCCGCCGTTAAGTTCATCGAGAGGCTGACGGGCAGGCACGTCGTCTCGAGCGAGTGCTTCGGGGGAAAGTGGAAGGGCGTTGTGGTCGTACTCGATTAACGGGGTGAGGTTATGAGGCTCCTACTGACGACTTCAAGGGGGATCGAGGACCTCGCGAGGGCCGAGGTCGAGGGACTGTTCGCCAAACTGGGGGTTCCGTTTCGGGTGGAGGAGAGGCCCCTCGGCGTCGAGGGCCGTGTTTCGGCCGAGGTGGGCGAGGCCCATTACAGGGACGAGAAGGGACGGGAGAGGGAACTGAGCATCCCGACATACCTCAATGAGCGTTCGAGGCTCCTCCACCGCGTAATCGTCGGGATAGCAAGCGAGAGGTTCAAGGGCATCGAAGAGGAGGAACCTGAGGTCGCCCTGAAGAGGATCGAGGACTTCGTGGCCTCTCTGCCGGTGGAAAGGTACGTCAAGGTCAGCGAGAGCTTTGCCGTTAGGGGTTTCAGAAAGGGCGAGCACAGAATCACGAGCGTGGACATCGCCAGAACCGTTGGGACGGCCGTTTTCGAAAGGCTGTCGCGGTTCGGGAGCCCGAGGGTGAACCTTGACCATCCGGCCGTCATCTTCCGGGCCGAGCTGGTGGGCGATGCATTCTTCCTCGGGATAGACACCACGGGCGACAGCTCGCTCCACAAACGGCCCTGGCGCGTCTACGACCACCCGGCCCACCTGAAGGCCAGCATAGCCAACGCGCTGATAGAGCTGGCGAAGCCCGACGGTGGTTCCTTCATAGACCCGTTCTGCGGCTCAGGGACGATTCCCATCGAGCTGGCCCTGAGGGGTTACGGGGGGAGGATAACCTGCCTCGAGAAGTTCAGGAAACACCTGCGCGGGGCGAGGATGAACGCCCTCTCGGCGGGGGTTATCGATAGGATCGAGTTCGTCCAGGGGGACGCGACGAGGCTGAGCGAATACGTTGATAGCGTCGATTTCGCGGTCAGCAACCTTCCCTACGGGCTCAAGATAGGGCGGAAGGGGGATATACCGAAGCTCTACATGGATTTCTTTAGGGAACTCGCGGGGGTTCTCGAAAGGCGCGGCGTCTTCATAACGACGGAGAAGAGGGCGATTGAGAGGGCCATTGAGGAGAACGGCTTCAAGATAACGCACCACCGCCTCATCGGTCACGGCGGCCTCACGGTGCACGCCTACGTGGTGGAATAAAAAAACTCAGCAGAGGATCGAGCCCTCGCTCAGGACGTCGAACTCCACGGTTCCGATGCCCTGGATCCACGCCTCTACGTGATCGCCGTGCCTTAGCGGGCCGACCCCGGCGGGGGTTCCGGTCGCTATTATATCACCGGGCTCCAGGGTCATTACGCCCGAGACGTACTCGATTATCTTCGGGACTTTGAATATCATCTCGCTCGTTCTTCCCAGCTGTCTTACCTCTCCGTTGACCCTAAGGCCGATTTCAAGGTTCCCTATCTCCAGCTCCCTCCTATCAACGACCCGCGGACCAACCGGTGCGAAGGTGTCAAAGCCCTTCGCCACCGTCCAGGGGAGACCTTTCCGCCTCGCCTCCCACTGGAGATCCCTGGCGGTTACGTCGAGGAGTATCGTGTACCCGAGGACGTAATCCATGGCCTTTTCCTCCGGAACCCGCCTGGCCCTCTTACCCATTATCACCGCCAGCTCGACCTCATGGTCGACCCTTTTGCTCATCCTCGGCAGGATTATCGGCTCACCGGGGCCTATGAGTGAGCTCGGCGGCTTGAGGAAGAAAACGGGCTCATCCGGGACGTCGCTCTCCATCTCCCTTGCGTGCTCCGCGTAGTTCTTGGCAAGCGCCACTATCTTGCTCGGTCTCAACTCGTAGAAGGTGTCCCTAAACGGAAGGCGAACCATCTTGCCACACCTAAAGACTCTTGGTGGCAGGAATTATAAACCATCCGCTTTCACCGGGATGCCACCGCGGGTAAATCCAACCCGTTAAATGCGCCCACATGAGAGACCGATAAAACACGGCGACGGGAACGACGGAACATGTCCTTATACTCCCGTTCGAGGAGCTTGCTATAAATATAAAAAGAAACGTACCTAAATCCAGAGATAGTGGAAAATAGGTGGGAGGATAGATGAAAATAAAAGCTTCGTTGATCCTGATACTAATCATCCTGTCCACACTCGTCTCATCATCCACGGTGAGCGCATCCTCGCCGGCGAAAGCCCCCAGGTTACTAATCGTATGTAGCGATGCCGAGGACGTGATGTTCGCAAACTCTCTATCAACGAGAGGTTTTGATGTTGATATCCTTTACCTCGGGAAGGATCTGCCCGGAGATCGCTCCAAACTCTCCGACCTCACCTACCTCGTGAAGTACGATGAGGTATGGATACCTGATCTGAACTTCAGATGGACCGAGGGTGGAAGGCTTACCGCGGAGGAAACGGAAGTTCTATCCGAGTACGTTAGGAGGGGAGGGGCTTTAATAGTTGGCCTGAACACGTACACCCAGAGCTGGAGCAGGTCACTCGAAGAGATCACCGGAACGAGGTTGCTCCGCATAGAGGCACCAAAAACCGACTCTGCGGACTGGGACATCGTTTATGAAGGCAGCGAGTACGCTTACAACGACACCTATCAGGCAGTGGTGGTGAACGTTTACAGAGGAGAGGTCATAGCCCGATACAAAAACGGCCTCCCCGCGGTGACGATTTCCAGATTTGGGGATGGGGTTGGGGTTCTAATGACCTTCAATCCCGTTAACGCCCTCATGGACCGTCCAAACTTCGTAGGATTGTACTCTGAAATCGGCCTGAAAGCCATTGAGGAGCGTTCTACCCCCCCTCGGCCCCTGTCTAACGGCGAACTCCTCAAACTACAACTTAAAAACCTCCTCATGAATCCTCTCGTTATGCCCCTTCTCCTCCTTGTGGTTCTGGAGGTTCTGGGTTACGTTGGGTTGATGCCCCAGGGAATCACGGTTCTTCTGGCGGTTCCCCTCCTGCCGTTCTCAAAATTTCTCCTAAAAAGACCCCTATACGAGAGGATCATGGAAACAGTTGTGACTCTCAAAGGAGTGACTCTATCCGAGCTCTCAGAGGAGACGGAGGTAACGAGGAGACGGCTGAAGTTTCCCCTGGCGTTTTTAATTCTCAATCACAGGATAAACCTCGTTGACCTGAGGCATCTTGGAGAAAACGAGACCCTGATAGTTTTGAGGGGCTTTGAGGGAGAGGGGGTAGCTTCGTGGGCCGTGAGGAGGTATCCCCGTCTCATGGAGATAATCGCAAACACCCCTGGGGTGGCCATAATCGACCTCGCCCACAGGGTCAACATGCCCCCCTACGATGTCCTGAGGTTAATGCGCGAGCTCTCGAAGTACGGGGTGGTCGAGGTCAGAAAGATGGTGGTCGATTACGAGGTATACCCCATGAAGCCCCTCCTGAGGTGGTTTGAGTTATGAGAAAGGCCCTTGCCATTGTATCGGCATTCATAGTGGCCGGCTACGTTGTATACCTTGATTACCTTTTCGTTCAGTGGACGGCGTGGAAAATGGTTAGAATTACGTTCCCCGACCTTCCACGGTATCCGGTTTATACGTTTGTTCGGTATCTATTCTACCTAACGGGGGCATTGATCATCCTGGTTTACTTCGCCTACTTCATCTTCTACCTCTACTTCAAGAGCGGAGAAAGGAGGAGACTCACCCCGAGGTTCTTCCCGAAGGTCTCAATAGTGGTTCCAGCGTACAATGAGGCCATGAACATCGAGAGGTTGATAGAGAGCATACAGTACCAGGACTACCCCTTCGAGAACTGCGAGGTAATAATCGTCGACGACGGCAGTCAGGACGGAACCGCGGAAATAGCGAAGAGACTGGGGGCAAAGGTGATAAGACACGAAAGGAACACGGGGAAGGCAAAGGCGCTCGAGGACGGCATAAAAGCCGCAAAAGGGGAGGTCATACTCACGATGGACGCGGATTCGTACTTTGCGGACGGCTCATCTTTAAAAAACGTTGTCGAAAATCTCTTCAGCAGAAGGTTCATCGGAATCTCCACGGGGGTTGTGAGAATCGAAGAAAGGACGGGTGGCCTCATAGAAAAACTGCAGGCCATAGAGTTCATTCATAGTTTTGAGATGGGCCGAAGGGTTCAGGGTTACCTGGACTGGTTGCTCGTGGTTCCCGGGGCTTTCTCGGCCTTTAAAGGATACTTCCTGAAATCCCTTCCATCGATCCCCAGGGACACGCTGGCCGAGGATTTTGAGCTCGCCATGATAGCCTATCGTGCGGGCCTGACCTCAAGCTTCGAGCCGGGGGCTGCGGTCTACACGGAGCCAAAGCTGAGCTGGAAAGACCTTTATAAGCAGAGGGTCAGATGGTACTACGGGGGACTTCAGGTCATGGCCAAATATCATGACATGATAATGAACCCAAAGTACGGGGAGAGGGGGCTCTTTCTG encodes:
- the trm14 gene encoding tRNA (guanine(6)-N2)-methyltransferase codes for the protein MRLLLTTSRGIEDLARAEVEGLFAKLGVPFRVEERPLGVEGRVSAEVGEAHYRDEKGRERELSIPTYLNERSRLLHRVIVGIASERFKGIEEEEPEVALKRIEDFVASLPVERYVKVSESFAVRGFRKGEHRITSVDIARTVGTAVFERLSRFGSPRVNLDHPAVIFRAELVGDAFFLGIDTTGDSSLHKRPWRVYDHPAHLKASIANALIELAKPDGGSFIDPFCGSGTIPIELALRGYGGRITCLEKFRKHLRGARMNALSAGVIDRIEFVQGDATRLSEYVDSVDFAVSNLPYGLKIGRKGDIPKLYMDFFRELAGVLERRGVFITTEKRAIERAIEENGFKITHHRLIGHGGLTVHAYVVE
- a CDS encoding GTPase; translated protein: MKQRKAWRIVREIVDEADIIVEVVDARDPIGTRNGKLERLAREEGKPLLVVMNKADLVPKEWAEEYKRRSDVPVVFVSARERKGTGILRKEIKKLAKPLLEEKDKVKVALVGYPNVGKSTIINTLKGRRAVKTAPIPGYTKGKHLIRLSKRIWLLDSPGVIPIDDFDELVIRGGFPADKIEEPLKPALRLIKRILETRKEAITERFGIEGLEDGEEILRRIGERRGLIKAGGEVDLEETARWLLREWQTGRFTLFGEGKKGEEGFTRDFEDVLDGVERELLLDPRRIIWRYGDELRERLDNRKRVGIREIEGVTVGIATGFKRCDSAVKFIERLTGRHVVSSECFGGKWKGVVVVLD
- a CDS encoding glycosyltransferase, which gives rise to MRKALAIVSAFIVAGYVVYLDYLFVQWTAWKMVRITFPDLPRYPVYTFVRYLFYLTGALIILVYFAYFIFYLYFKSGERRRLTPRFFPKVSIVVPAYNEAMNIERLIESIQYQDYPFENCEVIIVDDGSQDGTAEIAKRLGAKVIRHERNTGKAKALEDGIKAAKGEVILTMDADSYFADGSSLKNVVENLFSRRFIGISTGVVRIEERTGGLIEKLQAIEFIHSFEMGRRVQGYLDWLLVVPGAFSAFKGYFLKSLPSIPRDTLAEDFELAMIAYRAGLTSSFEPGAAVYTEPKLSWKDLYKQRVRWYYGGLQVMAKYHDMIMNPKYGERGLFLFVHMILLEYITPVLFVFGIIVLPLILILQYAFGFQILDIILPIKPMVLIFLTVYLLQYLAGVLISALAIAMERGSPTAVRYLPAIFIYYAIYNPLLSLAKVDAMMRFFRGVIQSW
- a CDS encoding fumarylacetoacetate hydrolase family protein → MVRLPFRDTFYELRPSKIVALAKNYAEHAREMESDVPDEPVFFLKPPSSLIGPGEPIILPRMSKRVDHEVELAVIMGKRARRVPEEKAMDYVLGYTILLDVTARDLQWEARRKGLPWTVAKGFDTFAPVGPRVVDRRELEIGNLEIGLRVNGEVRQLGRTSEMIFKVPKIIEYVSGVMTLEPGDIIATGTPAGVGPLRHGDHVEAWIQGIGTVEFDVLSEGSILC
- a CDS encoding type 1 glutamine amidotransferase family protein; this encodes MKIKASLILILIILSTLVSSSTVSASSPAKAPRLLIVCSDAEDVMFANSLSTRGFDVDILYLGKDLPGDRSKLSDLTYLVKYDEVWIPDLNFRWTEGGRLTAEETEVLSEYVRRGGALIVGLNTYTQSWSRSLEEITGTRLLRIEAPKTDSADWDIVYEGSEYAYNDTYQAVVVNVYRGEVIARYKNGLPAVTISRFGDGVGVLMTFNPVNALMDRPNFVGLYSEIGLKAIEERSTPPRPLSNGELLKLQLKNLLMNPLVMPLLLLVVLEVLGYVGLMPQGITVLLAVPLLPFSKFLLKRPLYERIMETVVTLKGVTLSELSEETEVTRRRLKFPLAFLILNHRINLVDLRHLGENETLIVLRGFEGEGVASWAVRRYPRLMEIIANTPGVAIIDLAHRVNMPPYDVLRLMRELSKYGVVEVRKMVVDYEVYPMKPLLRWFEL